A stretch of Brassica napus cultivar Da-Ae chromosome C6, Da-Ae, whole genome shotgun sequence DNA encodes these proteins:
- the LOC106405843 gene encoding uncharacterized protein LOC106405843, producing the protein MFPLCSAASCHYHSQPLYHGNWRACSSLRRESIHRCSSGDNAFFGLSNGTQNLHKSCLTQATGRFFTATIENTEKTASTFRNLCENELERINYMRYDMRDVRNGGLTYVESTADVSPVEAVVSDVPPVENLSAENLTESTSSLIVSAEPGTGASVDISPDTSVSLPDPTDLNQESLPDVKASVDDFSSGVKDSFSSSLNQGENAVKNTLDSFSSSVTSITKNASEAVDNAFKTAFSTLDQTGDAAGDKLSSFSGGLKEASNGAASVAIDLLRQSISTAERSVVNGVSFAAYSYGSAKELLPPDVKSAINSSEDVALKVLKPLGAVLEQVYAAIGGLERNIGLNPDDPIIHLVLIVGSTGTFWVLYRVWTYGGYAGDLSPKSTLELLSSREKPVLVDVRPEALREKDGIPDLRRAARFRYSSVTLPEVEGDVKRLMRGGREVEDALAAVIIKNLKAVQDRSKVIVMDADGTRSKGIARALRKLGIKRPYLVQGGFRAWVKEGLRVKEPKPETTLTILNEEAEAILEEINPSPLQVAGVGVGALAGSYALFEWEKTLQLIAVIGLGLTIYQRLASYDDAEDFKQDVRQLFTPVKLGAQAFSWAAGKLETNGVGLPTSPSSSDVRSRVLQAAAKHESQPSDETSEGLQDASSSSSSGEALNNADVSEA; encoded by the exons ATGTTTCCCCTCTGCTCGGCTGCAAGCTGCCATTACCATTCTCAG CCTTTGTATCATGGAAACTGGCGAGCCTGTTCTTCCTTAAGGAGAGAGTCCATTCACAGATGCAGCTCTGGTGATAATGCCTTCTTTGGCCTTTCTAATGGAACACAAAACTTGCACAAGAGTTGCTTAACTCAAGCCACTGGGAGATTCTTCACCGCTACTATCGAAAACACGGAGAAAACAGCATCTACATTCAGAAACTTGTGTGAGAATGAGTTGGAAAGAATAAACTACATGCGTTATGACATGAGAGATGTAAGAAATGGGGGACTAACATATGTAGAAAGTACAGCAGATGTTTCACCTGTTGAAGCTGTTGTATCGGATGTTCCTCCCGTTGAAAACCTTTCTGCTGAGAATTTAACCGAAAGCACCAGCAGCCTTATAGTCTCGGCTGAACCGGGAACAGGAGCATCTGTTGATATATCTCCGGATACTTCTGTATCTCTGCCCGATCCTACAGATCTCAATCAAGAGTCACTTCCCGACGTGAAAGCTAGCGTTGATGACTTCTCTTCCGGGGTGAAGgactccttcagctcttcaCTGAACCAAGGAGAAAACGCTGTGAAGAACACTTTGGATTCCTTCTCCTCTTCCGTGACATCCATTACAAAGAATGCTTCCGAAGCTGTAGATAATGCATTCAAAACTGCGTTCTCTACGCTAGACCAAACAGGAGATGCAGCTGGAGACAAGCTCTCTAGCTTCTCCGGTGGCTTGAAGGAAGCTTCAAACGGAGCAGCTTCTGTAGCCATTGATTTATTGAGGCAATCAATTAGTACTGCAGAGCGGTCTGTAGTAAATGGAGTTTCCTTTGCTGCCTACTCTTATGGATCAGCAAAAGAGTTACTTCCTCCAGATGTTAAGAGTGCCATTAACTCATCCGAAGATGTTGCTCTAAAAGTGTTGAAGCCCCTCGGAGCTGTCTTGGAGCAG GTATATGCTGCCATTGGAGGTTTGGAGAGAAACATTGGTTTGAATCCAGATGATCCAATCATTCACCTTGTCCTCATTGTAGGCTCCACAGGAACCTTTTG GGTTCTATACCGGGTTTGGACATATGGTGGATATGCTGGAGATTTGTCTCCAAAGTCAACACTTGAGCTTTTGTCATCAAGAGAAAAGCCAGTGCTTGTAGATGTCAGGCCTGAG GCCTTGAGAGAGAAAGATGGAATCCCTGATCTGCGGAGAGCAGCTCGTTTCCGATATTCTAGTGTGACACTGCCTGAG GTTGAGGGTGATGTTAAACGGCTAATGAGAGGTGGAAGAGAAGTTGAAGATGCCTTGGCGGCAGTTATCATCAAGAATTTGAAAGCAGTTCAG GACAGGTCAAAGGTCATTGTTATGGATGCTGATGGAACTCGCTCTAAGGGCATTGCAAGAGCCTTGAGAAAACTTGGGATTAAG AGGCCATACTTGGTGCAAGGTGGGTTTAGAGCATGGGTTAAAGAAGGTCTTCGTGTGAAAGAGCCCAAACCTGAGACAACACTTACCATCCTCAACGAG GAAGCTGAGGCGATCCTTGAGGAAATAAATCCTTCTCCATTGCAAGTAGCTGGAGTTGGTGTG GGGGCTTTGGCAGGATCGTATGCTTTGTTTG AGTGGGAGAAAACACTGCAACTCATAGCTGTCATTGGCCTTGGTTTG ACTATATACCAACGTCTTGCTTCCTATGATGACGCGGAAGACTTCAAGCAAGATGTCAG GCAATTGTTTACACCGGTGAAACTTGGAGCTCAGGCTTTCTCATGGGCTGCAGGGAAACTTGAGACAAATGGTGTTGGCCTCCCAACTTCACCTTCTTCCTCAGATGTTCGAAGCCGAGTTTTGCAGGCTGCTGCTAAGCATGAGTCTCAGCCGTCTGATGAAACTTCTGAAGGTCTCCAAgatgcatcatcatcatcatcctcaggAGAAGCTTTGAACAACGCTGATGTCTCAGAAGCCTAA